In the bacterium SCSIO 12741 genome, CCTTGGAATTGTATTTTTAGGCATTAAGTGCCCCAAACAACATTTTGTTCTGAAGTAGGGGAGTATCGTTAAAACGGTAGGTTCTATGCACTCAGCACGGATTTACATTTACTTCTTTGTTTCGGTTACCACTTTCTGTTGCATCTTAATATTGAATCTATTGATTCATACTTCTCAAATAATTTGTCGGCCTAATGCGGACTATTTGAGCTGTTGGCCATCGTTCCATTTTGTTTTGGGTGTACTGACTGTGTTATTCTCTTTTTTGGGAATAATTGAGGCAAAGAGACATGAGGTTGAGAAGTTTGATTTCCTCGGGATAGCCCTAATTGGATTAGGTGTAATTTATACTGGATTGGCCTTTATAGTAGTCCTCTTGAAATTCGTGTTAGGAGGCCTGAATTGGTAGCTCTCCTTTAGCGGATCACATGAATCGTGCTGGTTATCGAATTTCGATCCCCATTTTGCTCCATGTAGTTGACCTGCAATAGGTACTTGCCATTCGACACTTCATTACCACTTTTGTCTTTTCCACTCCACATCGGACTGAATCCTTCCTCTTGATAAATGAGTTGTCCCCAGCGATCAAATACTCGGATTTCGACATGAGAAACTCCTCGGGTTTGAATGGCAAATTCGTCGTTTAATCCGTCACCATTGGGTGAAAAGCTGTTTGGAAAGATAACATGGTCGTTGATTGCTCCCGGAGTTTGAACAACACGGTCTCTTGGTTCGGTAACCTGGAAGTGATCATAAATCATATCCGAACGGCAGCCCCATTGGTTAAAGGCAATTAGTCTAACCTTGTAGAAACCGGGCTCAGAAAGGAGAAGATCAGGGTCTTGTTCTTCTGAAAACAATTGACCGTTAAGGTACCAACTGTAGCGAGAGGCTTTTTCAGAACTGTTGTAAAAATTGATTTTTAAAGGGGCTTCACCTTTGTATTCATCGGTGGTGAAGTGAGCGTTGACATGGCGCACCTTAACGCTAATTTCTTCTGTTGCTACTCCACATTCATTGGAGTTGGTGAGGGTAATGTTTTTATCGGTGGAAACCACAATGCTTTTGGCCGTTTCTCCGGTTGACCAGCTCGGGTGGTCAGGACTAAAAGAAGTTAATACCACCTTTTGTCCCAGGCAAAGATCAGTACTTCTGTCAGGCATAATACGGGCAACAGGCTTGGTCTTGGAGGATACGAAAAGCTCACCTTTTACTGCAATACATCCTTCATTGGCTACAACAGAATAGATGCCCGGAGTTTTAACCCAAATGCCGTACGAACGTTCACCGGTACTCCAAATTGGACGGGTGTATTTGGTGTCAATTTTTAGGAAGCTGCTATCACCGGAACAGATGTAGGTGTTTCCACGAATCTCCGTTTTCTTTTCATTAATCCGAATGGTGAAATAAGCACTGTCACGGCTCATATTGATCTTGTGAATGCGGACTACTTTTACCGTTGTCGTTTGATTTACGGTAACTTGAACCACACTGCGATCTGGGAAGTTGAATAAGTTCCCTGGTGACCAAATGAATTCAAAGTTTTGCCCGCCCGTAGCTTTCAATTCCACCGATTTACCTGCGCAAACAGCGTTTTCGGGGCCTAGGATAGTAAGCGGTTTAACGACGTCGGTTTCGGCCTGAAGTGTTGCCCAAAATGGCAGGCTCAATAGAGTCACTGTCAGGATTTTAATATAGCTCTCCACCTTCATTTCTAAATCCTTTAATTCACGTAAATATAGCAATTTAAAAGGGTTGACTGAGAGTTTGAACTTTGGGTTGGGGAATTCCCACAAAAAAGCTGTAAAACTAAATCCTTCAAAACGTGTAAAGTGTTACTTTTGGCAGCCTCAAAACAGACAAAAAGCAACAATGAATATTCACGAATACCAAGGCAAATCTGTACTCAAGGGATACGGAGTAGCCATTCAGGAAGGATATGTAGCCAGCACAGCTGATGAAGCTGTTGAGGCCGCTAAACGTTTGAACGCTGAAACAGGAACCGAATGGTGGGTGGTTAAAGCTCAAATTCATGCAGGTGGACGCGGTAAAGGTGGTGGTGTTAAACTGGCAAAGAGCCTGGATGACGTTCGCACCCTTGCAGATCAAATCATTGGAATGACTTTGGTTACCCCACAAACTGGTCCTGAAGGAAAGTTGGTAAACAAAGTGCTTATCGCTCAGGATGTATACTATCCGGGTGAATCAGAGCCAGAAGAATATTACATGTCTGTTCTGCTCAACCGGGAGACAGGAAGAAACATCATTATGTATTCTCCAGAAGGGGGAATGGATATTGAAGAAGTAGCCGAAAAGACTCCAGAGCGTATTTTTAAAGAAGAAATTGATCCAGCAGTTGGACTTCAGGGATTTCAAGCTCGCCGTATTGCCTTCAACTTGGGCTTGAGCGGTATGGGTTTTAAGCAAATGGTGAAGTTTGTAAACTCTCTTTACAATGCTTACCTCGGAAGTGACTCTGCTATGTTTGAGATTAACCCAGTTCTTAAAACTTCTGATTCTAAGATCATTGCGGTTGACTGTAAAGTGAACCTGGAAGACAACGCCTTGTACCGTCAGCCAGACTTGGCAGCTATGAGAGATGTAACCGAAGAAGATCCTACTGAAGTTGAAGCAAGTGAAGCTGGATTGAGCTTTGTAAAGCTTGACGGAAACGTAGGTTGTATGGTAAACGGTGCTGGTTTGGCCATGGCTACTATGGACATCATTAAGTTGAGTGGTGGTAATCCTGCTAACTTCCTTGACGTAGGTGGTACTGCCGATGCTGAAAGAGTAGAGAAGGCCTTCCGTATGATTCTAAAAGACCCTAATGTAAAAGCCATTCTGGTTAACATCTTTGGTGGAATCGTTCGTTGCGACCGTGTAGCTCAAGGTGTAGTTGATGCTTGTAATAACATGGGCGATATCAATGTACCGATCATCGTTCGTTTGCAAGGAACCAATGCAGAAGAAGCAAAAGAGATTATCGACAATTCAGGACTTAAAGTTCACTCCGCTATCTTGTTGCAAGAAGCAGCTGATAAGGTGAAGGAATTGTTGGTCTAATTGGACCTTTCCATTAGGAACAAATATTATAGTGCCCTGTGACTCTTATCACAGGGCATTTTTTTTGGAAAAAAATGGAGTCCAAAAAGCGCTTTGTTTATTATTTAGAATTGGTCTAAATTACATTTTATGATCCTTACTTATTTTTAGGGATTTACTTGTAAGTTGCTGTTAATTAGGGTTTTGTGTTATTTGGTTAAAGCCGATAATCTCCGCCTCAATACACCTATTCCAAATAGACCCGGCAATACCATATAAAACAAACATTTTAATGATAAATTTGCGCCGTTTTTTCAGCTATTAAAAATCGTTAAATGGCAGCAAGCGTCAAGATTCGAAAGGGAGTTGACATAAAGCTTAAAGGTTCGGCAGATCAGTCGATCGAAGCTACGTCCTCAACGACCTTCGCAGTCAAGCCCACCGATTTTCACGGGCTTAACCCCAAACTCGAATTAAAAGTCGGAGCCGAAGTCAAAGTAGGTACCGCGCTCTTCCACGACAAGTACAATAACAACATGAAATTCGTTGCTCCAGTTAGCGGCGAGCTCGTTGATATTGTTCGTGGAGAAAAGCGTCGTATCCTCGAAGTACGCATTTTGGCCGACAAGGAAATGAAATACGAAAGCTTTGCCACCTCTGGCTGGGAGTCTTTCTCTTCAGATCAATTGAAGGAAGTACTGCTACAGAGTGGAAATTGGCCAAGCATTCGTCAGCGTCCCTACGATGTGGTAGCGGATCCCGCTGATACGCCTAAGGCGATTTTCGTTTCTGCTTTCGATTCAGCTCCTATGGCACCTGACTATGGATTTATCCTAAAAGATCGTCAGGCTGATCTTCAGGCAGGAGTAGAAGCGATGAGCAAGTTGACTTCGGGAAAAGTACACATCAGTACCCGTACAGGTGACAATGGAGTATTTGGTTCTTTGAAAGGAGCAGTGCTTCACCAGGTATCTGGTCCTCACCCAGCTGGAAACGTTGGTGTTCAAATTCACCACATCGACCCGATCAACAAAGGCGAGAAAGTATGGGTGATCAATCCTCAGGATTTGGCCGCCATCGGTAAGTTCTTAAAATCGGGACAATTCGACTCTCAAAGAGTAGTAGCTCTCACCGGTTCCAAAGTGAATGCTCCAAAGTATCTATCGGCAACGATCGGATCTCAAGTGGAGGCCTTGGTAAGCGGTAAGATTGATAATAATGATGCTCGTATTATTTCCGGAAACGTTTTGACCGGTGAGCGAGTTTCCATGGAAGGTTACCTCGGGTTTTACAACCACCAAATTTCAGTGATTCCAGAAGATGAGAATCCTGAGTTCTTTGGATGGATTGCCCCTGGATTTGACAAGTTCTCCCTCTCAAGAACATTCTTCTCTTGGTTGACCCCAGGAAAGACGTATGATTTGGGAACTTCTCTTCATGGTGAAGAAAGAGCATTTGTAATGTCAGGTCAATATGAAAAGGTATTCCCTTTTGACATTTACCCGGTTTACCTATTGAAAGCCATGCTGACCAAGGATATTGAAGGAATGGAAAACCTCGGAGTTTACGAAGTAGCTCCCGAAGATTTTGCGTTGTGCGAGTTTGCTTGTACATCGAAGATTGATCTTCAGGATATCGTAAGAAGCGGGTTGGATCTGGTTAAACAAGAATGCGGATAAAAGAAGGAGAATGAAACTTTTTAAAAACCTATTAGACAGTGTAAAACCTCACTTCGAAGAAGGAGGGAAGTTACATAAATACTGGCCGGTATACGACGGTTTTGAAACCTTCTTGTTCGTTCCGGGTCATGCTACCAAGAAAGGAGCACACATTCGCGACGGTATCGACTTGAAGCGTACCATGATTATGGTTGTGCTTGCATTGGTTCCTTGTTTGCTTTTTGGAATGTACAACGTAGGCTATCAGCACTACATGGCAACAGGACAAGAAGGGGAATTGATGGAAATGTTCCTATACGGAGCGCTTAAAGTTCTTCCTCTTGTAATTGTATCCTACACCGTTGGTCTGGGAGTTGAATTTGGATTCTGTATCGCTAAGGGCCACGGGATCAACGAAGGATTCCTGGTTTCAGGTATGCTTATTCCATTGATTATGCCTGTTGAGGTTCCTCTTTGGATGGTTGGTTTGGCTACAGCCTTTGCCGTAGTATTCGGTAAGGAGGTATTCGGTGGTACAGGGATGAACATCCTTAACCCGGCACTCACAGCTCGTGCCTTCCTATTCTTTGCTTATCCTACTCAAATGTCAGGTAATATGGTATGGGTTCCTACTGAAGGAATGCCAACTGTAGACGGATTCACCGGTGCTACTGCACTGGGTGTTGCGGCTGAATCAGGAGGTGCTGGAATCCCATCCTTGATGGAGAGCTTTATCGGTATTATTCCCGGATCGATTGGAGAAACCTCGGTTATTGCCATCCTTTTGGGAGCAGCCTTGTTGCTCTATACAGGAATTGCAAGTTGGAGAGTTATGTTGTCCATGTTGATCGGTGGTTATTTGATGGCCTTTACTTTCAACTTGCTGGCCTTGAACGAATACATGAAGATTGATGCGCTACACCAATTGATGATGGGTGGATTTATGTTCGGTTTGGTCTTTATGGCTACCGATCCTGTAAGTGCTGCTCAAACCAATGTTGGTAAATGGATTTACGGATTCTTCTGCGGGGTATTGGGTATCCTCATTCGCGTGGTTAACCCGGCTTATCCAGAAGGAATTATGATGGCGATTCTATTTATGAATGTGATGGCTCCAATGATTGATCACTACGTGGTTCAAGGAAACATCAACCGTCGATTAAAACGAGTTAAAGTAAAAGCATAAAGTCGGAACCATGGCAATAGATAAAAACAGTAACGGCTATACTTTTGGATTCGCCATCGTGATGGTTATCGTGGTGGGATCTCTGTTATCGCTGGCAGCGGTATCACTAAAACCTTTCCAGCAGGAAAACATCCAAAAGGAGAAAAAACAAAATATTCTTGCATCCATTAATGTGGTTACATCTCGAAGCGAAGCTGATGCTTTGTTTTCGGAGTATGTAAAGAAGCAGGTGGTGATCAATAACCAAGGCGAAGTAGTTTCGGAAGAAGATGGTTCAGCTTTTGGAATTGATGTAAAGAAAGAATACAAAGAGTGGAAAGCAGGTGCTCGTGAAGAGTCTAAACTAAATTTCCCCTTGTTCGTCTGTAACAAAGATGGAGAGGACTACTACGTAGTGCCAATGGTTGGTACAGGTCTTTGGGGACCCATTTGGGGGTTTGTTTCTCTAAAAGGAGATTTGAACACCATTTTCGGAGCCAATTTTGACCACAAGACTGAGACACCCGGTTTGGGAGCTGAGATCAAGGAATCTATTTTCGAAGAGCAGTTTTCAGGAGATCAGATCTACGCCAACGGTGAAGTTGCCTTTGTGATTATGAAAGGTGGTGGCGGTAGCGACAACCCAAATGGAGTTGACGGAATTACCGGAGGAACCATTACTTCCAAAGGAGTAGAAGAAATGCTTCAAAGAACCTTTGAAGTGTACAAACCTTATTTCGAAAAAATTAAATCTTAATCATGGCCGATACAGCAGTAGTTGAGAAAAAAGCAAAAGAGCCTCTGTTCTCCAAGAAGAACAGGCAATTGATGGTCGATCCATTGGATGACCAAAACCCGATTACGGTTCAGGTACTTGGAATCTGTTCGGCCCTGGCAATTACAACCCAAGCCATGAATGCGGTGGTGATGACCATTTCCGTAATGTTCGTACTGATGGCTGGTAACGTGATTGTATCGCTAATGAGAAACGGAATTCCAGATCGTATCCGGATTATCGTTCAGTTGGTGGTGGTAGCTTCTCTGGTAATTTTGGTTGACCAGGTGCTTAAAGCCTTTATGTATGATGTAAGTAAGCAGTTGTCGGTATTCGTTGGTTTGATTATTACCAACTGTATTATCATGGGACGATTGGAAGCCTTTGCCTTGGGTAACAAGCCTTGGCCATCTCTATTGGATGGTTTTGGAAACGCCGTAGGTTATGGTGCTATTTTGATCATTGTTGGTGTTTTCCGTGAGATCCTTGGATCAGGAAAGCTTTTCGGAATTGCCTTGTTGGGTGATGCCGCTGAAAAGACTGGTTTGTACGGCATGGGTTACATGAACAACAACCTGGTTATTCTGCCTCCAATGGCATTGATCTTTGTAGGAATTATTATCTGGATTCAACGTGCCAGAAACAAATCATTGATTGAAGCACACTAAAAAGAAGTAAAAAGTCATGCAAGAGCTTATTAACATATTTGTCAAGGGGATCTTCATTGAGAACATGATCTTCGCTTACTTTTTGGGGATGTGTTCCTATCTGGCCGTTTCCAAAACAGTAAAAACCGGTGTAGGTCTTGGAGCCGCTGTAATCTTCGTATTGGGGATTACCGTTCCAATTAACTACCTACTCGAAAACTACGTATTGAAAGAAGGAGCTTTGGCTTGGGCTGGTTTGCCTGAGATGGACCTGAGTTTCCTTAGCTTTATTATGTTCATCGCTGTAATTGCATCCATGGTGCAGTTGGTAGAGATGATCGTAGAAAAATTTGCTCCCGCTCTTTATGGGGCTTTGGGTATTTTCCTTCCACTTATTGCGGTAAACTGCTCCATCCTGGGTGGTGCCTTGTTTATGCAGGAAAGACAATACGCTACCATTGCTGAGGCCACTTCTTTTGGCTTGGGTTCTGGAGTGGGATGGTTCCTGGCTATTGTGGCCATTGCAGCCATTCGTGAGAAAATTCGTTACTCCAACGTTCCGGCTCCATTGCGCGGATTGGGTATCACTTTTATCATTACCGGACTCATGGGTATCGCCTTTATGAGTTTTATGGGAATTGAATTGTAAAATCAGAAAGAAACAGTAAGACATGGAAATTGGAATTACACTTTTAGCTGCGATTAGCGCCTTTCTGGTAGTTATTTTGCTGCTGGTATTTTTGCTGCTATTTGCAAAGGCAAAACTTTCCCCATCCGGTAAGGTGAAGTTGACCATCAACGGAGAAAAAGAAATTGAAGTAGATGCTGGTGGAACCGTATTGGGTACCCTGGGTAACGCTAAGATTTTCCTTCCTTCTGCCTGTGGTGGTGGTGGTACTTGTGTTCAATGTAAGTGCCAGGTGACCAAAGGTGGTGGAAGTATGCTTCCTACAGAGGAACCACACTTTTCTCGTAAAGAAGCTGCTGAAGGCTGGCGTTTAGGTTGTCAGGTTAAGGTAAAAGAAGACATGGATATCACCGTACCTGAGGAGGTATTCGGTATCAAGAAGTGGGAAGCTACTGTAGTATCTAACTACAACGTGGCCTCTTTTATTAAAGAATTTATCGTTGAGATTCCTGAGGATATGGATTACAAGGCGGGTGGTTACATCCAGATTGAAATCCCTCAAACAACGGTTAACTACAAAGACATTGATATCACAGCTCACCCAGAAGAGCATCCTGGCGATCCGGATAAGTTCAAAATGGAGTGGGACAAATTTAACCTATGGCCTTTGCGCATGGTTAATGATGATGATGTTGAGCGTGCTTACTCTATGGCCAGTTACCCTGCAGAGGGTCGTCGTATCATGTTGAATGTACGTATTGCGACTCCACCATGGGATCGTGAGAAGAACGGCTGGATGGATGTAAATCCTGGAATTGCCTCATCTTACATTTTCTCCAGAAAAATAGGAGACAAGGTAACCGTATCAGGACCTTATGGAGAGTTCTTCATTAAGGAAACTGATGCTGAGATGTTGTACATCGGTGGTGGTGCTGGTATGGCTCCAATGAGATCTCACTTGTACCATCTGTTTAGAACCATCAAAACTGGTCGTAAGGTGACTTACTGGTACGGTGGTCGTTCTAAGCGTGAGTTGTTCTACATCGAGCACTTCCGTGCATTAGAAAAAGATTTCCCGAACTTTAAATTCTACATGGTTCTTTCCGAGCCTTTAGAAGAAGATAACTGGAAGGAAATGGCCGATACCGACAGCCAGGGAGATGGCTTTGTGGGTTTCGTTCACCAGGCAGTGATTGACCAGTACTTGGCCAAGCACGATGCTCCAGAAGATATTGAGTTCTATTTCTGTGGTCCACCTATGATGAACCAGGCTGTACTGAAGATGTGCGACGACTGGGGAGTGCCACCAGAAAATGTATCCTTCGACGACTTCGGAGGTTAAAATTAAAAACGTCCCGGTTGTCTCTGACTTCCGGGATTTTTTTTGCCATTTTAATTAGATCGTGAGCATGAAAAATTGGGCCATTATATTGCTGGGAGCAATAACCCTCCAATCTTGCCAACCGAAAGAAGAGAATAACTCCTGGACTATTCGAGGAGAAGCTCAGGGTACCACCTACCAGATAACGGGATGGGAAAAATCGGAGGTTCAAAAAGAGGAAATAGATTCGCTGTTATTGGCTTTGGATCAATCCTTATCCACTTGGGTGAAAGGCTCCATTATTGATGATTTTAACTCTGGTGAGGAGGGAGCTCAAGTAGACCAACATTTTGCCACGAATCTTTGGGCTTCACATGAAGTATTTCAAAGAACCGACGGTGCTTTTAATCCCCTAATTAAGCCCTTACTGAGCTATTGGGGCTTTGGGCCAGATGCGCGCAAACCTGAGGAAGTGGATTCGGCAAAAGTGGATTCTCTCATGATGCTCATGGATTGGAATCAGCTGTGGGTTATGCATCAGGGAGATTCGCTTCCATTTACTGGCATTAAAAGATTTGAGAGCCTAAAGCTCCCCATAAACCTTCAAAAAGGTAATCCTGCTATCCAATTGGATTTTAATGCTATTGCTCAAGGTTATTCCGTTGACGTAATCGCCGATTATTTGGATGTGGCGGGATTGAATCACTACCTGGTAGAATTAGGAGGGGAAATGATCGTAAAAGGCCATAAAGAAGGTGGAAAAGACTGGGTGGTTGGTATTGATAAACCCGTAGAAGGAAATCAACCCGGAAATAGAAAGTTGATGGCGACCATTGCTTTGAAGGATAAAGCCATTGCGACT is a window encoding:
- a CDS encoding Na(+)-translocating NADH-quinone reductase subunit A, which encodes MAASVKIRKGVDIKLKGSADQSIEATSSTTFAVKPTDFHGLNPKLELKVGAEVKVGTALFHDKYNNNMKFVAPVSGELVDIVRGEKRRILEVRILADKEMKYESFATSGWESFSSDQLKEVLLQSGNWPSIRQRPYDVVADPADTPKAIFVSAFDSAPMAPDYGFILKDRQADLQAGVEAMSKLTSGKVHISTRTGDNGVFGSLKGAVLHQVSGPHPAGNVGVQIHHIDPINKGEKVWVINPQDLAAIGKFLKSGQFDSQRVVALTGSKVNAPKYLSATIGSQVEALVSGKIDNNDARIISGNVLTGERVSMEGYLGFYNHQISVIPEDENPEFFGWIAPGFDKFSLSRTFFSWLTPGKTYDLGTSLHGEERAFVMSGQYEKVFPFDIYPVYLLKAMLTKDIEGMENLGVYEVAPEDFALCEFACTSKIDLQDIVRSGLDLVKQECG
- the nqrE gene encoding NADH:ubiquinone reductase (Na(+)-transporting) subunit E; protein product: MQELINIFVKGIFIENMIFAYFLGMCSYLAVSKTVKTGVGLGAAVIFVLGITVPINYLLENYVLKEGALAWAGLPEMDLSFLSFIMFIAVIASMVQLVEMIVEKFAPALYGALGIFLPLIAVNCSILGGALFMQERQYATIAEATSFGLGSGVGWFLAIVAIAAIREKIRYSNVPAPLRGLGITFIITGLMGIAFMSFMGIEL
- a CDS encoding NADH:ubiquinone reductase (Na(+)-transporting) subunit B; the encoded protein is MKLFKNLLDSVKPHFEEGGKLHKYWPVYDGFETFLFVPGHATKKGAHIRDGIDLKRTMIMVVLALVPCLLFGMYNVGYQHYMATGQEGELMEMFLYGALKVLPLVIVSYTVGLGVEFGFCIAKGHGINEGFLVSGMLIPLIMPVEVPLWMVGLATAFAVVFGKEVFGGTGMNILNPALTARAFLFFAYPTQMSGNMVWVPTEGMPTVDGFTGATALGVAAESGGAGIPSLMESFIGIIPGSIGETSVIAILLGAALLLYTGIASWRVMLSMLIGGYLMAFTFNLLALNEYMKIDALHQLMMGGFMFGLVFMATDPVSAAQTNVGKWIYGFFCGVLGILIRVVNPAYPEGIMMAILFMNVMAPMIDHYVVQGNINRRLKRVKVKA
- the nqrC gene encoding NADH:ubiquinone reductase (Na(+)-transporting) subunit C yields the protein MDKNSNGYTFGFAIVMVIVVGSLLSLAAVSLKPFQQENIQKEKKQNILASINVVTSRSEADALFSEYVKKQVVINNQGEVVSEEDGSAFGIDVKKEYKEWKAGAREESKLNFPLFVCNKDGEDYYVVPMVGTGLWGPIWGFVSLKGDLNTIFGANFDHKTETPGLGAEIKESIFEEQFSGDQIYANGEVAFVIMKGGGGSDNPNGVDGITGGTITSKGVEEMLQRTFEVYKPYFEKIKS
- a CDS encoding gliding motility-associated C-terminal domain-containing protein codes for the protein MTLLSLPFWATLQAETDVVKPLTILGPENAVCAGKSVELKATGGQNFEFIWSPGNLFNFPDRSVVQVTVNQTTTVKVVRIHKINMSRDSAYFTIRINEKKTEIRGNTYICSGDSSFLKIDTKYTRPIWSTGERSYGIWVKTPGIYSVVANEGCIAVKGELFVSSKTKPVARIMPDRSTDLCLGQKVVLTSFSPDHPSWSTGETAKSIVVSTDKNITLTNSNECGVATEEISVKVRHVNAHFTTDEYKGEAPLKINFYNSSEKASRYSWYLNGQLFSEEQDPDLLLSEPGFYKVRLIAFNQWGCRSDMIYDHFQVTEPRDRVVQTPGAINDHVIFPNSFSPNGDGLNDEFAIQTRGVSHVEIRVFDRWGQLIYQEEGFSPMWSGKDKSGNEVSNGKYLLQVNYMEQNGDRNSITSTIHVIR
- the sucC gene encoding ADP-forming succinate--CoA ligase subunit beta, whose amino-acid sequence is MNIHEYQGKSVLKGYGVAIQEGYVASTADEAVEAAKRLNAETGTEWWVVKAQIHAGGRGKGGGVKLAKSLDDVRTLADQIIGMTLVTPQTGPEGKLVNKVLIAQDVYYPGESEPEEYYMSVLLNRETGRNIIMYSPEGGMDIEEVAEKTPERIFKEEIDPAVGLQGFQARRIAFNLGLSGMGFKQMVKFVNSLYNAYLGSDSAMFEINPVLKTSDSKIIAVDCKVNLEDNALYRQPDLAAMRDVTEEDPTEVEASEAGLSFVKLDGNVGCMVNGAGLAMATMDIIKLSGGNPANFLDVGGTADAERVEKAFRMILKDPNVKAILVNIFGGIVRCDRVAQGVVDACNNMGDINVPIIVRLQGTNAEEAKEIIDNSGLKVHSAILLQEAADKVKELLV
- a CDS encoding FAD:protein FMN transferase, which produces MKNWAIILLGAITLQSCQPKEENNSWTIRGEAQGTTYQITGWEKSEVQKEEIDSLLLALDQSLSTWVKGSIIDDFNSGEEGAQVDQHFATNLWASHEVFQRTDGAFNPLIKPLLSYWGFGPDARKPEEVDSAKVDSLMMLMDWNQLWVMHQGDSLPFTGIKRFESLKLPINLQKGNPAIQLDFNAIAQGYSVDVIADYLDVAGLNHYLVELGGEMIVKGHKEGGKDWVVGIDKPVEGNQPGNRKLMATIALKDKAIATSGNYRKSVEIDGVKYHHTFDPHTGFPARHQLLSATVISESCQLADAYATAFMVMGYPKAKALLGQDEWHLEAMLVYSDSTGEMKTYLTQGLENQIKYLEE
- a CDS encoding NADH:ubiquinone reductase (Na(+)-transporting) subunit D produces the protein MADTAVVEKKAKEPLFSKKNRQLMVDPLDDQNPITVQVLGICSALAITTQAMNAVVMTISVMFVLMAGNVIVSLMRNGIPDRIRIIVQLVVVASLVILVDQVLKAFMYDVSKQLSVFVGLIITNCIIMGRLEAFALGNKPWPSLLDGFGNAVGYGAILIIVGVFREILGSGKLFGIALLGDAAEKTGLYGMGYMNNNLVILPPMALIFVGIIIWIQRARNKSLIEAH
- the nqrF gene encoding NADH:ubiquinone reductase (Na(+)-transporting) subunit F — translated: MEIGITLLAAISAFLVVILLLVFLLLFAKAKLSPSGKVKLTINGEKEIEVDAGGTVLGTLGNAKIFLPSACGGGGTCVQCKCQVTKGGGSMLPTEEPHFSRKEAAEGWRLGCQVKVKEDMDITVPEEVFGIKKWEATVVSNYNVASFIKEFIVEIPEDMDYKAGGYIQIEIPQTTVNYKDIDITAHPEEHPGDPDKFKMEWDKFNLWPLRMVNDDDVERAYSMASYPAEGRRIMLNVRIATPPWDREKNGWMDVNPGIASSYIFSRKIGDKVTVSGPYGEFFIKETDAEMLYIGGGAGMAPMRSHLYHLFRTIKTGRKVTYWYGGRSKRELFYIEHFRALEKDFPNFKFYMVLSEPLEEDNWKEMADTDSQGDGFVGFVHQAVIDQYLAKHDAPEDIEFYFCGPPMMNQAVLKMCDDWGVPPENVSFDDFGG